In a genomic window of Blattabacterium cuenoti:
- a CDS encoding UvrD-helicase domain-containing protein: MIITPPTLKIYNASAGSGKTTFLVINYLYILLKSPYPDEFKRILALTFTKKASEEMKNRILQCIKEFSKKKVRKEYRFLFDSIIKNFSLTEDQLYQRSKKILFSILYDFYFFSRNISTIDKFTYNIIRSFFSGRKISLEMDTDQFLLKIVKNILYRLKNSEKWSNILIQSSLEKLKQGKNWDLRKELFKITHMMVEENNFFPIKKIKNYSFENFLQLKNILIKRTKIFETKCKKKGEKFFNFLENTSIQKHSFIHSDLPMFFQKFKSGNIFFNPFNKRLEKYLKKGILYSKFFSDENQKILIETNKKEILLLYEETKSMYEKNISNYFLDKLFLRNISMLSIIHEIEKEFHSIRNEEKIILNSELNKILYEKIVKETFPKIYEKIGIQYKYYFIDEFQDISFLQWQNIKILVENALSENGSAIIVGDPKQSIYRWRGGDAKQFINLISSKESFYKKKIETIEKNFRSYEEIVKFNNFLYQSISKTFKSTIYQDIYKNYQQKVYKKCGGYVELNFIKNYNKNYKEYIYSKIKNKIEKLLKQKYILSDIAILVRNNEEGYFLSEKLVEDGFIVNTSVSLLIKNHLEIQIIINFLYVIGYPHYYQKRVFLIFLLSQKKFFRIRSNTTINNDHDFIMKMIFLPIDLFIKKITLKNSFNVNKFYNKSIYNISEKIIEVFGLLDKRNYTYIYSFLDFVYRSMKKVGNSILDFLDYWELKKNKESIVISNQINAIRIMTIHKSKGLQFPVVLIPFADWNILPKKKEKIWIDVNPYLYNGLNTIYLEIETYFKHIKHDDNIRTLYKDYLSNILFDNINLLYVATTRSVEQLILFSKLGDNKNKSVSFYIKNFLCEKKMWNEKKYQYFFGKEEKIS, translated from the coding sequence TGAAAAATCGCATTTTACAGTGCATAAAAGAATTTTCAAAAAAGAAAGTACGAAAAGAATATCGTTTTTTGTTTGATTCCATTATTAAAAATTTTAGTTTAACAGAAGATCAATTATATCAACGTTCTAAAAAAATATTATTTTCAATATTATACGATTTCTATTTTTTTTCTAGAAACATAAGTACAATAGATAAATTTACTTATAATATTATAAGATCTTTTTTTTCTGGAAGAAAAATTAGTTTAGAAATGGATACAGATCAATTTTTATTAAAAATTGTAAAAAATATATTATATAGATTAAAAAATTCTGAAAAATGGTCAAATATTTTGATTCAATCTTCTTTAGAAAAGCTAAAACAAGGTAAAAATTGGGATTTGAGAAAAGAATTATTCAAAATAACTCATATGATGGTTGAAGAAAATAATTTTTTTCCCATAAAAAAAATTAAAAATTATTCTTTTGAAAATTTTTTACAGTTAAAAAATATTCTAATTAAAAGAACTAAAATATTTGAAACAAAATGTAAAAAAAAAGGAGAAAAATTTTTTAATTTCTTAGAAAATACTTCTATTCAAAAACATTCATTTATTCATTCAGATTTACCCATGTTTTTCCAAAAATTTAAAAGTGGAAATATATTTTTTAATCCTTTTAATAAACGTCTTGAAAAATATCTTAAAAAAGGAATATTATATTCCAAATTTTTTTCTGATGAAAATCAAAAAATATTAATAGAAACAAATAAGAAAGAAATACTTCTTTTATATGAAGAAACAAAATCTATGTATGAAAAAAACATATCCAATTATTTTTTGGATAAACTTTTTTTAAGAAACATAAGCATGTTATCAATAATACATGAAATTGAAAAAGAATTTCATTCTATAAGAAATGAAGAAAAAATTATTTTAAATTCAGAATTAAATAAAATTCTTTATGAAAAAATTGTTAAAGAAACATTTCCAAAAATATATGAAAAAATAGGAATACAATATAAATATTATTTCATAGATGAATTTCAAGACATTTCATTTTTACAATGGCAAAATATTAAAATATTAGTTGAAAATGCGTTATCCGAAAATGGATCAGCTATAATAGTAGGAGATCCTAAACAATCTATATACAGATGGAGAGGTGGAGATGCAAAACAATTTATAAATTTAATTTCTTCTAAAGAAAGTTTTTATAAAAAAAAAATAGAAACTATAGAAAAAAATTTTCGTAGTTATGAAGAAATAGTAAAATTTAATAATTTTCTTTATCAATCTATATCTAAAACATTCAAATCTACTATTTATCAAGATATATATAAAAATTATCAACAAAAAGTATATAAAAAATGTGGGGGTTATGTAGAATTAAACTTTATTAAAAATTATAATAAAAATTATAAGGAATATATTTATTCAAAAATAAAAAATAAAATAGAAAAATTATTAAAACAAAAATATATTTTATCAGATATTGCTATTTTAGTTAGAAATAATGAAGAAGGTTATTTTTTGTCTGAAAAACTAGTAGAAGATGGTTTTATTGTAAATACATCTGTTTCTTTACTAATAAAGAATCATTTGGAAATACAAATTATCATAAATTTTTTATATGTTATTGGTTATCCTCATTATTATCAAAAAAGAGTTTTTCTAATTTTTTTATTATCACAAAAAAAATTCTTTCGTATTCGTAGTAATACGACTATAAATAATGATCATGACTTCATCATGAAGATGATTTTTTTACCTATAGATTTATTTATAAAAAAGATTACACTAAAAAATTCATTCAATGTTAATAAATTTTATAATAAATCTATATATAATATATCGGAAAAAATTATTGAAGTTTTTGGATTATTAGATAAAAGAAATTATACATATATCTATTCTTTCTTAGATTTTGTTTATCGATCCATGAAAAAAGTAGGAAATTCTATTTTAGATTTTCTAGATTACTGGGAATTAAAAAAAAACAAAGAAAGTATAGTGATTTCTAATCAAATTAATGCTATTCGTATTATGACTATTCACAAATCTAAAGGGTTACAGTTTCCTGTAGTATTGATTCCTTTTGCGGATTGGAATATTCTTCCTAAAAAAAAAGAAAAAATATGGATAGATGTAAATCCTTATTTATATAATGGATTAAATACTATTTATTTAGAAATAGAAACTTATTTTAAACATATTAAACATGATGATAATATTCGAACTCTTTATAAAGATTATCTATCAAATATTCTATTTGATAATATCAATTTATTATATGTAGCTACTACCCGTTCTGTTGAACAACTTATTTTATTTTCCAAACTTGGAGACAATAAGAATAAATCTGTATCATTTTATATTAAAAATTTTCTATGTGAAAAAAAAATGTGGAATGAAAAAAAATATCAGTATTTCTTCGGAAAAGAAGAAAAAATTTCTTAA
- the lipA gene encoding lipoyl synthase gives MSVIQKKPKWIKVKLPTNKNYHNLQKLVSLHKLNTICQSGSCPNIGECWDKGVATFMILGNICTRSCRFCGVKTGRPNQIDWKEPEKVAKSIKILKIKHAVLTSVNRDDLQDMGSYIWVHTIQKIRNFNPDITIEALIPDFKGEKKIIDKIIDTKPEVISHNVETVSRLTKKIRIQAKYDRSLEILQYIKEKNKNIRTKTGIMLGLGETKEEIVETMKDIKKSKVDILTMGQYLQPSSKHYPVRFFVFPEQFKELKKIGLKMGFKYVESGPLVRSSYHAEKHVK, from the coding sequence ATGAGTGTCATTCAAAAAAAACCAAAATGGATAAAAGTAAAATTACCAACAAATAAAAATTATCATAACTTGCAGAAGTTAGTTTCTTTACATAAACTGAATACAATATGTCAAAGTGGAAGTTGTCCCAATATAGGAGAATGTTGGGACAAAGGTGTTGCTACTTTTATGATATTGGGAAATATTTGTACAAGATCTTGTCGATTTTGCGGAGTAAAAACAGGACGGCCTAATCAAATAGATTGGAAAGAACCAGAAAAGGTAGCAAAATCTATAAAAATATTAAAAATAAAACATGCTGTATTAACTTCTGTAAATAGAGATGATTTACAGGATATGGGGTCCTATATATGGGTTCATACTATACAGAAAATACGGAATTTTAATCCCGATATTACAATAGAGGCTTTAATACCAGATTTTAAAGGAGAAAAAAAAATAATAGATAAAATAATTGATACCAAACCAGAAGTTATTTCCCATAATGTAGAAACAGTTTCTCGATTAACAAAAAAAATTCGGATACAAGCTAAATATGATCGTAGTCTTGAAATTTTACAATACATTAAAGAAAAAAATAAAAATATACGTACAAAAACGGGAATTATGTTAGGATTAGGAGAAACAAAAGAAGAAATAGTAGAAACTATGAAAGATATAAAAAAATCTAAAGTAGATATTTTGACAATGGGACAATATTTACAACCTTCTTCAAAACATTATCCCGTTCGTTTTTTTGTTTTTCCAGAACAATTTAAAGAATTGAAAAAAATTGGATTAAAAATGGGATTTAAATATGTAGAAAGTGGACCATTAGTTAGATCTTCTTATCATGCGGAAAAACATGTGAAATAA
- a CDS encoding Nif3-like dinuclear metal center hexameric protein: protein MKVFVKDIADILENIAPVKYAHSYDNVGLIVGSFHKKVKNVLITLDLTEEVFYESINKKCDLIISFHPIIFQSIKNITGKTYSERVIIHALKNDTSIYVIHTNLDMVWDGPSSYISKLLKINREKVLFPKKENLKKLTTYVPIDYASKVRNALFEAGAGNISNYSHCSYNFDGFGSYMGNKKTKPFFGKKEVFHMERETCINVIFPNYKLNIIKNALFKSHPYEEIAYEIYNIENISPYIGIGFIGNLMKKMNEYDFLCFIKKKMNVTCIRHSNFREKNIQKIAMITGSGRFGIETAIKEKADVFVSSDLKYHDFFKHEKKILIVDIGHYESEKFTKNLVKSFLDKNFTSISVYESEIHTNPVKYFH, encoded by the coding sequence ATGAAAGTGTTTGTAAAAGACATAGCTGATATATTAGAAAATATAGCTCCTGTGAAATATGCACATTCTTATGATAACGTTGGATTAATTGTAGGATCATTTCATAAAAAAGTAAAAAATGTATTGATTACTTTAGACCTAACTGAAGAAGTTTTTTATGAATCTATTAATAAAAAATGTGATTTAATAATTTCTTTTCATCCTATCATTTTTCAATCTATTAAAAATATAACTGGAAAAACATATTCAGAAAGAGTTATAATTCATGCGTTAAAAAATGATACATCTATTTATGTAATTCATACTAATCTAGATATGGTATGGGATGGACCTTCTTCTTATATATCAAAATTATTGAAAATTAATAGAGAAAAAGTTCTTTTTCCAAAGAAAGAAAATCTAAAAAAATTAACAACCTATGTCCCAATAGATTATGCTTCTAAAGTTAGAAATGCTTTATTTGAAGCAGGAGCTGGAAATATATCTAATTACAGTCATTGTAGTTATAATTTTGATGGGTTTGGAAGTTATATGGGAAATAAAAAAACTAAACCTTTTTTTGGTAAAAAAGAAGTTTTTCATATGGAAAGAGAGACTTGTATTAATGTAATCTTTCCTAATTATAAGTTAAATATAATAAAAAATGCTTTATTTAAAAGTCATCCTTATGAAGAAATTGCTTACGAAATTTATAATATTGAAAATATCAGTCCTTATATAGGAATAGGCTTTATAGGAAATCTTATGAAAAAAATGAATGAATACGATTTTCTTTGTTTTATAAAAAAAAAAATGAATGTTACTTGTATTCGACACTCTAATTTTAGAGAAAAAAACATTCAAAAAATAGCTATGATTACAGGTTCAGGTCGTTTTGGAATAGAAACTGCTATAAAAGAAAAAGCTGATGTTTTTGTTTCTTCCGATTTAAAATATCATGATTTTTTTAAACATGAAAAAAAAATATTAATTGTGGATATAGGACACTATGAATCTGAAAAATTCACTAAAAATTTAGTAAAATCTTTCTTAGATAAAAATTTTACTTCTATTTCTGTTTATGAATCAGAAATTCATACTAATCCAGTTAAATATTTTCATTAA
- a CDS encoding zinc ribbon domain-containing protein, whose protein sequence is MEHKIQEAVTVIDKLRVLYNLQLIDSRIDEIRKFRKNIPIEIESLEEELDKMKKKLENIHEDILYLKENINRQNQSVKSSEILINKYEKQKDHVKNHKELYSLDKEIDYQKLEIQLSKKRIKELNIQIYKKKEILKKKEYLLKNKKEHLLHKKKELNNILLENDKEEKILLKKSLFFSKKVDNNLLKTYQRIRNGVKNGVAIAPVQRGAPLGSYLAITPQKYSELVQRTKLLIDEHSGRILIDSELAEEEKKKSFVFCYKKKL, encoded by the coding sequence ATGGAACATAAAATACAAGAAGCAGTTACTGTGATAGATAAGTTAAGAGTATTATATAATCTTCAATTAATAGACTCCCGTATAGATGAAATACGAAAATTTCGGAAAAATATTCCTATAGAAATAGAAAGTCTAGAAGAAGAACTAGACAAAATGAAAAAAAAATTAGAAAATATTCATGAAGATATTCTTTATCTAAAAGAGAATATAAATAGACAAAACCAAAGTGTTAAGTCTTCAGAGATTTTAATCAATAAATATGAAAAACAAAAAGATCATGTCAAAAACCATAAAGAATTATATTCTCTAGATAAAGAGATTGATTATCAAAAATTAGAAATTCAGTTATCTAAAAAAAGAATTAAAGAATTAAACATTCAAATTTATAAAAAAAAGGAAATTTTAAAAAAAAAAGAATATTTATTAAAAAACAAAAAAGAACACCTTTTGCATAAAAAAAAAGAGTTAAATAATATTCTTTTGGAAAACGATAAAGAAGAAAAAATCTTATTAAAGAAATCTTTATTTTTTTCTAAAAAAGTAGATAATAATTTATTAAAAACCTATCAAAGAATAAGAAATGGAGTCAAAAATGGAGTAGCTATAGCTCCAGTACAAAGAGGTGCACCATTGGGGTCTTATTTAGCAATAACACCTCAAAAATATTCTGAATTGGTACAACGTACCAAACTTTTAATAGATGAACATAGTGGAAGAATATTGATAGATTCTGAATTAGCTGAAGAAGAAAAAAAAAAATCTTTTGTTTTTTGTTATAAAAAAAAATTGTAA
- a CDS encoding thioredoxin family protein, which translates to MARTYSSNEIKIKIKNFNLLEVSSGKKKFLKDFFSDKATVIMFICNHCPYVKYINTELIRLAKDFIPKNISFLAINSNDIKKYPEDSPENMKQVHYKLGYPFPYFFDETQEVAKYYGAQCTPEFFIFSGSGNLYYHGQLDDSRPENNVPITGFDVRNVLQNILNGKKIPTTVKLSYGCNIKWKA; encoded by the coding sequence ATGGCACGAACTTATTCTTCTAACGAAATTAAAATTAAAATTAAAAATTTTAACTTATTAGAAGTTTCTTCAGGAAAGAAGAAATTTCTTAAAGATTTTTTTTCAGATAAAGCAACTGTAATAATGTTTATTTGCAATCATTGTCCATATGTTAAATATATTAATACGGAATTAATTCGTTTGGCTAAGGATTTTATTCCAAAAAATATTTCATTTTTAGCAATCAATTCTAATGATATCAAAAAATACCCGGAGGATTCTCCAGAAAATATGAAACAAGTACATTATAAATTAGGTTATCCTTTTCCTTATTTTTTTGATGAAACACAAGAAGTCGCCAAATATTATGGAGCACAATGTACTCCTGAATTTTTTATATTTTCCGGAAGTGGAAATTTATATTATCATGGACAATTAGATGATTCTAGACCAGAAAATAACGTTCCTATTACAGGTTTTGATGTAAGAAATGTATTACAAAACATTTTAAATGGAAAAAAAATACCTACAACAGTAAAATTAAGTTACGGATGTAATATCAAATGGAAAGCATGA
- a CDS encoding DHH family phosphoesterase: MLYSNINEINKNKKKIVLLPHNNPDGDALGSSLALLFYFRKLKHSVDLISPTEYSESFKWLPGCKDIIVFSEHTKSLIKKKIADSDYVFLIDFNNYSRINNIRDFFLYSKAKKILIDHHPFPLHFDFMFSDSTVAATSILVFRFISKMNNLDKIDKEIATCLYVGLMTDTGLFRFPSVTSETHFIAGKLIKKGIDISYIYNHLQEKYNENKLKLLSKALKRLKVIKKYRTAYTSIKASDVDLHSYKQGDTEGIITYGLNIKNIVFSVFFFEEKEELPVKISFRSKGNFDVNMFSRKHFRGGGHKNAAGGTLEKNLSESIKYFLNIIPTYYNNLMLSI, encoded by the coding sequence ATGTTGTACTCTAATATTAATGAAATAAATAAAAATAAGAAAAAAATTGTATTATTACCGCATAATAATCCAGATGGAGATGCTTTGGGTTCTTCTTTAGCTCTTTTATTTTATTTTAGAAAATTAAAACATAGTGTAGATTTAATATCTCCAACAGAATATTCTGAATCTTTTAAATGGCTCCCTGGATGCAAGGATATTATTGTGTTTTCTGAACATACAAAATCTTTAATAAAAAAAAAAATTGCAGACTCTGATTATGTTTTTCTCATAGATTTTAATAATTATTCTAGAATAAATAATATAAGAGATTTTTTTTTGTATTCAAAAGCAAAAAAAATACTCATTGATCATCATCCATTTCCACTTCATTTTGATTTTATGTTTTCAGATTCTACGGTAGCAGCTACTAGTATTTTAGTTTTTCGATTCATATCAAAAATGAATAATTTAGATAAAATAGACAAAGAAATAGCTACATGTTTATATGTAGGATTAATGACAGATACAGGTCTTTTTCGTTTTCCTTCTGTAACTTCAGAAACTCATTTTATTGCCGGTAAATTAATAAAGAAAGGAATTGACATAAGTTATATTTATAATCATTTACAAGAAAAATATAATGAAAATAAATTAAAATTATTATCTAAAGCATTGAAAAGATTAAAAGTCATTAAAAAATATAGAACAGCTTATACGAGTATTAAAGCTTCGGATGTTGATTTGCATTCTTATAAACAAGGAGATACAGAGGGAATTATCACTTATGGATTAAATATTAAAAATATTGTTTTTTCCGTTTTCTTTTTTGAAGAAAAAGAAGAACTTCCTGTCAAAATTTCTTTTCGATCAAAAGGAAATTTTGATGTAAATATGTTTTCGAGAAAACATTTCAGAGGAGGAGGGCATAAAAATGCAGCAGGAGGAACATTAGAAAAAAATTTATCTGAATCTATAAAATATTTTTTAAATATTATACCCACTTATTATAATAACCTCATGCTTTCCATTTGA
- a CDS encoding CCA tRNA nucleotidyltransferase yields the protein MNLSSAVHKKIFHIVSISSQKIKQNSYVIGGYVRDFLLGKVQSRDLDILTIGEGIRLAKEVSKNIVSYHPKIRIFKRFGTAMLEYDNQKIEFVGSRKESYHFYSRKPVIELGSLQDDQNRRDFTINTLAISLNHNNYGELIDPFGGLSDLKKKILKTPLDANITYSDDPLRMMRAIRFATQLQFNIEKYSFQSIKKNKDRINIVSTERIIEEFNKILLSEKPSIGLFLLYKSELLSIILPELVSLKGIEEKNGYKHKDNFYHTLQVVDNISKEKDNSLWLRWVALLHDIGKTYTKKFIPRIGWSFHDHEFVGSKMVKNIFQRLKLPKGSSMKYVKKMIQYSYRPIALIGYNSSDSAIRRFIFDIGNDLEDLMKLCIADITTNNMERKNQYEKNIYLLMERIRNLEKKDKIKNWKSPISGNDIMKAFHIYPCKKIGIIKNFVKDSILEGKISNNFHSAYILMLKKGEELGLKKK from the coding sequence ATGAATTTATCATCTGCTGTTCATAAAAAAATATTTCATATTGTAAGTATATCTTCTCAAAAAATAAAACAAAATAGTTATGTTATAGGAGGTTATGTTAGAGATTTTTTACTTGGGAAAGTACAATCAAGAGATCTAGATATTTTAACCATAGGAGAAGGGATTAGGCTAGCTAAAGAGGTTTCTAAAAATATTGTTTCTTATCATCCTAAAATAAGGATATTCAAGCGTTTCGGTACAGCAATGTTAGAATATGATAATCAAAAAATAGAATTTGTAGGATCACGAAAAGAATCGTATCATTTTTATAGTAGAAAACCAGTTATAGAATTGGGATCATTACAAGATGATCAAAATAGAAGAGATTTTACAATCAATACTTTAGCTATTAGTCTCAATCATAATAATTATGGAGAGTTAATAGATCCATTTGGAGGTTTATCTGATTTGAAAAAAAAAATATTAAAAACTCCATTAGATGCAAATATTACTTATTCTGATGATCCACTACGAATGATGCGAGCTATACGGTTTGCCACTCAATTACAGTTTAATATAGAAAAATATTCATTTCAATCAATTAAAAAAAACAAGGATAGAATAAATATTGTTTCTACAGAAAGAATTATTGAAGAATTTAACAAAATTTTATTATCCGAAAAACCTTCTATAGGGTTATTTTTGTTATATAAATCTGAGTTATTATCAATAATATTACCGGAACTTGTTTCTTTAAAAGGAATAGAAGAAAAAAATGGATATAAACATAAAGATAACTTTTATCATACTTTGCAAGTAGTAGATAATATTAGCAAAGAAAAAGATAATTCTCTTTGGTTAAGATGGGTTGCATTACTTCACGATATTGGAAAAACTTATACCAAAAAATTCATTCCAAGAATAGGATGGTCATTTCATGACCATGAATTTGTAGGATCTAAGATGGTTAAAAATATATTTCAACGTTTAAAACTTCCAAAAGGTTCTTCTATGAAGTATGTGAAAAAAATGATTCAATATAGTTATAGACCTATTGCATTAATAGGATACAACTCCAGTGATTCTGCTATACGTAGATTTATATTTGATATAGGAAATGATTTAGAAGATTTAATGAAATTATGTATTGCTGATATTACTACTAATAATATGGAAAGAAAAAATCAGTACGAAAAAAATATTTACCTTCTCATGGAAAGGATTAGAAATCTAGAAAAAAAAGATAAGATTAAAAATTGGAAATCTCCTATATCGGGAAATGATATAATGAAAGCCTTTCATATTTATCCATGTAAAAAAATAGGAATCATAAAAAATTTTGTTAAAGACTCTATTTTAGAAGGAAAAATATCTAATAATTTTCATTCTGCTTATATTCTCATGTTAAAAAAAGGAGAAGAATTAGGATTGAAAAAAAAATAG
- a CDS encoding L-threonylcarbamoyladenylate synthase — MSFQIEIEKSVDILKKGKNILYPTDTIWGLGCDAFNIQAIQKICEIKNRNICKSMIVLVESIDRLHQLVGKISDFTRRIIINNLVKKDKPITIVYKNTKKIASNFFRQDNTLAIRLTYDPFCIGLIRKLDRPIISTSANFSGFMTPKSFSEINPAILSRTDYIVNFRRKEKPNYSASSIIKIVSNKVKILRI, encoded by the coding sequence ATGTCTTTTCAGATAGAAATAGAAAAAAGTGTAGATATACTAAAAAAAGGAAAAAATATATTATATCCTACAGATACTATATGGGGGTTGGGGTGTGATGCATTTAATATTCAAGCTATACAAAAAATATGTGAAATAAAAAATAGAAATATTTGCAAATCTATGATTGTTTTGGTAGAAAGTATAGATCGTTTACATCAATTGGTAGGAAAAATCTCTGATTTTACTAGAAGAATAATTATTAATAATCTTGTAAAAAAAGATAAACCTATCACCATAGTATATAAAAACACTAAAAAAATAGCATCTAATTTTTTTAGACAAGACAACACTTTAGCTATCCGTTTAACATATGACCCATTTTGCATTGGTTTAATAAGAAAATTAGATAGACCTATTATTTCTACTTCTGCTAATTTTTCAGGATTTATGACTCCTAAATCTTTTTCAGAAATTAATCCCGCTATTTTAAGTAGAACAGACTACATTGTAAATTTTCGTAGAAAAGAAAAACCAAACTATAGTGCTTCTTCTATCATAAAAATTGTGTCTAATAAAGTAAAAATATTACGCATATAG
- a CDS encoding 2,3,4,5-tetrahydropyridine-2,6-dicarboxylate N-succinyltransferase → MKVDRLKLEIEKFWYKKNVWTTDTNIKDIVYQVIEYLEMGSVRVSNYFNEKWIINEWVKKAIIMYFSIQNMNTIELGPLEFYDKIPIKNKFKEKGIRVVPHAIARYGSYISPGVILMPSYVNIGAYIGENTMIDTWATVGSCAQIGSNVHLSGGVGVGGVLEPLQAHPVIIEDDVFIGSRCILVEGVLIKKGSVLGANVVLTASTRIFDVTNEKAIETKGFIPNYSVVIPGSYPKKFPSGTYYVPCAMIIGKRTESTDKKVSLNQALRTHNLKI, encoded by the coding sequence ATAAAAGTGGACAGATTAAAATTAGAAATAGAAAAATTTTGGTATAAAAAAAATGTATGGACCACTGATACAAATATAAAAGATATAGTTTATCAGGTCATTGAATATTTAGAAATGGGTTCAGTCAGGGTATCGAATTATTTCAATGAAAAATGGATAATCAATGAATGGGTTAAAAAAGCTATTATTATGTATTTTTCTATTCAAAATATGAATACAATAGAATTAGGTCCATTAGAATTTTATGATAAAATTCCTATTAAAAATAAATTTAAGGAAAAAGGAATCCGTGTAGTTCCTCATGCTATAGCACGTTATGGTTCATATATATCACCTGGAGTCATTCTCATGCCATCTTATGTTAATATAGGAGCATATATAGGAGAAAACACTATGATAGATACATGGGCTACAGTGGGAAGTTGTGCTCAAATTGGTAGTAACGTTCATTTAAGCGGAGGAGTAGGAGTAGGAGGAGTTTTAGAGCCATTACAAGCTCATCCAGTAATTATTGAAGATGATGTATTTATTGGATCTAGATGCATTTTAGTGGAGGGAGTTTTGATTAAAAAGGGTTCTGTTTTAGGAGCAAATGTTGTACTCACTGCCTCTACCAGAATTTTTGATGTAACTAATGAAAAAGCTATTGAAACAAAAGGTTTTATTCCAAACTATTCTGTAGTCATACCAGGATCTTATCCAAAAAAATTCCCTTCAGGTACATATTATGTTCCATGTGCTATGATTATAGGAAAAAGAACAGAAAGCACAGATAAAAAAGTTTCTTTAAATCAAGCGTTAAGAACTCATAATTTAAAAATTTAA
- a CDS encoding RuvX/YqgF family protein: MSKILGIDYGKIMTGLSITDEKKIFSFGLDTILTKNLMNFLENFLSYEKIETIVVGLPKKLNNQKEILIETEIQNFISIFHVRYPTIIIERLDERFTSKIAFNTMIELGLKKKKEE; the protein is encoded by the coding sequence ATGTCAAAAATATTAGGAATTGATTATGGGAAAATTATGACTGGTTTATCTATAACAGATGAAAAAAAAATATTTTCGTTTGGATTAGATACTATTTTAACAAAAAATTTAATGAATTTTTTAGAAAATTTTTTATCTTATGAAAAAATAGAAACAATTGTTGTAGGATTACCAAAAAAATTGAATAATCAAAAAGAAATTTTAATAGAAACAGAAATTCAGAATTTTATTTCTATCTTTCATGTAAGGTATCCTACAATCATTATTGAAAGACTCGATGAACGTTTTACATCTAAAATAGCTTTTAATACCATGATTGAATTGGGTTTAAAAAAAAAAAAAGAAGAATAA
- the rplT gene encoding 50S ribosomal protein L20, giving the protein MPRSTNSVSSRRKRKKILKLSKGFYGSRSKVYTVAKNAVEKSFVYAFYGRKRKKRDFRSLWIQRINAGVRQYGKSYSEFMNKLSEKKIKINRKILSYISMNEPNVFKKILDDIYSK; this is encoded by the coding sequence ATGCCTAGATCTACCAATTCGGTTTCCTCTAGACGAAAACGTAAGAAAATACTGAAATTATCCAAAGGTTTTTATGGTTCCAGAAGTAAAGTTTATACAGTTGCTAAAAACGCTGTAGAAAAATCTTTTGTTTATGCTTTTTATGGGAGAAAAAGAAAAAAAAGAGATTTCAGATCTCTTTGGATTCAGCGTATTAATGCGGGAGTACGTCAGTATGGAAAATCCTATTCTGAATTTATGAATAAATTATCCGAAAAAAAAATTAAAATTAATAGAAAAATTCTTTCATATATATCTATGAATGAACCTAATGTATTTAAAAAAATTTTAGATGATATTTATTCAAAATAA
- the rpmI gene encoding 50S ribosomal protein L35: MPKLKTKSGSKKRFKKTGNGYIKRKHAFKNHLLTKKSKRKKRNLSRFTLLKKSDQKNIKTQI, encoded by the coding sequence ATGCCTAAATTAAAAACAAAATCAGGATCAAAAAAAAGATTTAAAAAAACAGGGAATGGGTATATTAAAAGAAAACACGCATTTAAAAATCATCTTTTAACTAAAAAATCTAAAAGGAAAAAACGTAATCTTTCTAGATTTACTTTGTTGAAAAAATCAGATCAAAAAAATATAAAAACACAAATTTAG